A genomic window from Camelina sativa cultivar DH55 chromosome 2, Cs, whole genome shotgun sequence includes:
- the LOC104726559 gene encoding uncharacterized protein At4g04775-like, with the protein MSTVSGGSSGSSNVRQRGFVVGVPKRCWCGEHIVAKNSKSEPNPSRRYFRCREAAAKKLVNDNHIFKWVDEALLDEVATLGVQFERVKEEMKERTIETLQEQKLKFEKMQMEFEKELCERVEEVLLEAKAELQCRMNKSIIVCVFGFMILFALFKLV; encoded by the exons ATGAGTACCGTTTCTGGAGGTTCGAGTGGTTCATCAAATGTTCGACAAAGAGGATTCGTCGTTGGCGTGCCTAAGAGATGCTGGTGTGGGGAACACATCGTGGCAAAGAATTCCAAATCCGAGCCTAATCCTTCTCGGAGATACTTTCGATGTCGAGAAGCAGCAGCAAAGAAG CTTGTGAACGATAACCACATCTTTAAGTGGGTCGATGAGGCATTGTTGGACGAGGTAGCAACATTGGGTGTTCAATttgagagagtaaaagaagagatgaaagagcgTACAATAGAGACATTGCAAGAACAGAAGCTGAAATttgagaagatgcaaatggagtTCGAAAAAGAGCTTTGTGAGAGGGTTGAAGAAGTTTTGTTGGAAGCAAAAGCTGAATTGCAATGTAGGATGAATAAGAGTATAATTGTATGTGTTTTCGGTTTTATGatcttgtttgctctgtttaagCTTGTATGA